In Corynebacterium matruchotii, a single genomic region encodes these proteins:
- a CDS encoding glycoside hydrolase family 15 protein, translating to MFTPTNSVPLEEYALIANHHTVALISRAGRVDWFCPQVDHTATFAALLGEPKHGSWSITVDDANMTARTYLDHPDHLILHTTWLSATGTAEVVDYLEGTTLVRAVTCTTGDITVSHDLKIRTDYGSRSPAWHDHFRFVDRQGEAVTALHGPELHHTGRNADFVGSFDLVAGTTLTWTLGETAAPQREFREAPLPPYNGQWVRLAERSAMVLNALALTNGAILAAPTASLPEIIGGDHNWDYRFCWLRDSAFAIDSLLMAEQNGYTRAPVRERAVAWRDWLVRTIDPENLQIVYGVRGETHLEERILAHLPGYLDSLPVRVGNAAASQFQADVVGEILLVCRHMREAGIPETEESWRLQTRLLDYCIKNYERRDHGIWEMRGELHYFTHGRAMMWAAFDCALDAVAKHETLTGDTETWRKYRDQLYDEIFSRGFDAERNTFRQIYDNPGVDASLLQLPHTGIIAVTDQRMHDTVVAIVRELGDDHGLIYRYNSDGPRAEYPFLICNFWLAEHYARAGHLDAATRLLEQLVGYANDLGLLAEEYDPVRERLAGNFPQAFSHIGVIRAVDAIARAQ from the coding sequence ATGTTCACACCAACCAATAGCGTGCCGTTAGAAGAATACGCACTTATCGCCAACCACCACACTGTGGCGCTGATTTCCCGCGCCGGTCGGGTTGACTGGTTTTGTCCGCAGGTTGACCACACTGCTACCTTCGCGGCCCTCTTGGGGGAACCAAAACACGGCAGCTGGAGCATTACTGTTGATGATGCGAATATGACCGCCCGCACCTATCTGGATCACCCCGATCACCTGATTCTCCACACCACATGGCTTTCCGCCACCGGCACCGCCGAGGTGGTGGATTACCTGGAGGGAACCACCCTGGTGCGCGCCGTGACCTGCACCACCGGGGATATCACCGTGAGCCATGATCTGAAAATCCGCACCGACTATGGCTCGCGCTCCCCAGCCTGGCACGATCACTTCCGCTTCGTTGACCGGCAGGGGGAGGCGGTCACGGCCCTCCACGGGCCCGAATTGCACCACACCGGCAGGAATGCTGATTTTGTCGGCTCCTTTGACCTGGTGGCCGGAACCACACTGACCTGGACCCTGGGCGAAACCGCGGCGCCACAGAGGGAATTTCGGGAAGCGCCCCTGCCCCCATATAACGGTCAGTGGGTGCGGCTCGCCGAACGCTCCGCCATGGTGCTGAACGCCCTGGCGCTCACCAATGGGGCGATTCTTGCGGCCCCTACCGCCTCCCTCCCGGAAATCATCGGGGGCGACCATAATTGGGATTACCGGTTTTGTTGGCTCCGGGATTCCGCGTTCGCCATAGACTCCCTCCTCATGGCGGAACAGAACGGCTACACCCGGGCCCCGGTGCGGGAGCGGGCCGTGGCGTGGCGGGATTGGTTGGTGCGCACCATCGACCCCGAGAATCTCCAGATTGTGTATGGGGTGCGGGGCGAGACCCATTTGGAGGAGCGCATCCTGGCCCATCTGCCTGGCTATCTCGACTCCCTGCCGGTTCGGGTGGGGAATGCCGCTGCATCCCAGTTTCAGGCCGATGTGGTGGGGGAGATTCTTTTGGTCTGTCGGCACATGCGGGAGGCTGGAATCCCGGAGACTGAGGAGTCATGGCGGCTACAAACAAGGCTGTTGGATTATTGCATCAAAAACTATGAGCGCCGGGACCATGGTATTTGGGAAATGCGGGGGGAGCTTCACTATTTCACCCATGGGCGGGCCATGATGTGGGCGGCATTCGATTGCGCCCTGGATGCCGTCGCAAAGCATGAAACGCTGACCGGGGACACCGAAACCTGGCGGAAATACCGCGACCAACTCTATGACGAGATTTTCAGCCGCGGCTTCGACGCCGAGCGGAACACGTTTAGGCAGATTTACGACAACCCCGGCGTCGATGCGTCGCTGCTACAGCTGCCACACACGGGCATTATTGCGGTGACCGATCAGCGCATGCACGACACGGTGGTGGCCATTGTGCGGGAGCTTGGCGACGACCATGGGCTCATATACCGCTATAACAGTGATGGCCCCCGGGCGGAATACCCCTTCCTCATCTGCAATTTTTGGCTTGCCGAGCATTATGCGCGGGCCGGCCACCTGGATGCCGCCACCAGGCTCTTAGAGCAGCTAGTCGGCTATGCAAACGATTTGGGGTTGCTGGCGGAGGAATACGATCCGGTGCGGGAACGGTTGGCCGGTAATTTTCCGCAGGCATTCTCACATATCGGAGTGATACGTGCGGTCGATGCAATTGCGCGGGCTCAGTGA
- the dnaB gene encoding replicative DNA helicase, whose protein sequence is MPSMSEGSRRSRDGRGSWSGRGGRTNGRGDDQNYDDFRQPPHDIDAEQGVLGAMLLSPTLVVDIIETLVPDDFYRPAHQLIYNAIIDLFSNNKEIDPLIVAGRLDRDNNLERIGGSTYLHTLVSAVPTAANARYYAEIVAEKAVLRRLVAAGTRVVQLGYEGTEGAELETVIDMAQQQVFDIAQRHHVEDYSVLADLIQPTMDELDLISVQGGLARGIPTGFEDLDNLTNGLHGGQMIIVAARPGVGKSTLALDFVRSCAIKNGKAAVIFSLEMAKSEIVMRILSAEADVKLSDMRSGRMTDQDWAKLVNRLDTIEHSPIYIDDSASLTMMEIRSKSRKLKQVADLQMIVVDYLQLMSSGKRTESRQQEVAEFSRQLKLLAKELDVPLVAISQLNRGPESRTDKRPQIADLRESGSLEQDADIVMLLYRPDSQDKDDTRAGEADIIVAKHRGGPIDTVQVAHQLHFSRFKDMARQL, encoded by the coding sequence ATGCCATCCATGTCCGAGGGGTCTCGCCGCAGCCGAGACGGCCGAGGCAGCTGGAGTGGCCGAGGCGGGCGCACCAACGGTCGAGGCGACGACCAAAACTATGATGATTTTCGCCAGCCACCCCACGATATTGATGCGGAGCAAGGCGTCCTCGGGGCCATGCTCCTGAGCCCCACCCTTGTGGTCGACATCATAGAAACCCTCGTGCCTGATGATTTTTATCGGCCCGCCCACCAGCTCATTTATAACGCCATCATCGACCTGTTCAGTAATAACAAGGAGATCGACCCGCTGATCGTTGCTGGCCGGCTGGACCGCGACAATAATCTCGAACGTATTGGCGGATCCACCTATTTGCACACGCTGGTGTCGGCAGTGCCCACCGCCGCCAATGCCCGCTACTATGCGGAAATCGTGGCGGAAAAAGCGGTGCTCCGGCGGCTGGTGGCTGCCGGCACCAGGGTAGTGCAGCTCGGCTACGAAGGCACCGAAGGCGCCGAGTTGGAAACCGTGATCGACATGGCGCAACAACAGGTGTTCGATATCGCCCAGCGGCACCATGTGGAAGACTATTCCGTGCTTGCCGACCTGATCCAACCCACCATGGACGAACTTGACCTGATTTCTGTGCAGGGCGGGCTGGCCCGGGGCATCCCCACCGGGTTTGAAGATCTCGACAATCTCACCAATGGGCTCCATGGGGGCCAAATGATTATTGTCGCGGCCCGGCCGGGTGTGGGCAAATCCACCCTGGCGCTGGACTTTGTGCGCTCCTGTGCGATCAAGAACGGCAAGGCCGCGGTCATTTTCTCCCTGGAAATGGCGAAAAGCGAAATTGTCATGCGCATATTATCCGCCGAGGCTGACGTGAAACTGTCGGACATGCGGTCGGGGCGGATGACCGACCAGGATTGGGCGAAGCTTGTGAATCGGCTCGACACGATCGAGCATTCCCCCATTTATATTGATGATTCCGCCAGCCTCACCATGATGGAAATCCGGTCGAAGTCACGCAAACTCAAGCAGGTAGCAGACCTGCAAATGATTGTGGTTGATTATCTTCAACTGATGAGCAGCGGCAAACGAACCGAGTCACGGCAGCAGGAGGTGGCGGAATTCTCCCGCCAGCTGAAACTCTTGGCGAAGGAACTCGATGTACCATTGGTGGCGATTTCCCAATTGAACCGGGGGCCAGAGTCGCGCACGGATAAACGCCCCCAAATTGCGGATCTTCGTGAGTCGGGTTCCCTGGAACAGGATGCGGACATAGTGATGTTGCTGTATCGTCCAGATAGTCAGGACAAAGACGACACGCGGGCGGGCGAAGCAGATATCATTGTGGCGAAGCACCGTGGTGGTCCCATTGATACTGTGCAGGTGGCACATCAACTGCATTTCTCGCGGTTTAAGGATATGGCCCGGCAATTATAA
- a CDS encoding META domain-containing protein, which produces MIFKIFATIVAFIMGLLGLHQQPPQPTTPITPATRTAQPEASVKPAQPTSTSATSTISVPATSTPIPPRPPLMALSDLPSGLHQATDAEMQKLTTHRWVSTSPLIFRVNNYAEIDFTTNHDTSSSRRVFSGGTKCCTVQGTVLVARNTISITAWGDSRKTACDPQVLAVEDTEFREFLDHSTVYFNSDGSSMYLKRSSDGAVNEWKLADNQHVR; this is translated from the coding sequence ATGATTTTCAAGATCTTTGCCACAATCGTCGCATTCATCATGGGTTTGTTAGGGCTGCACCAGCAACCGCCGCAACCAACCACGCCGATCACGCCTGCTACGCGGACAGCGCAACCGGAGGCTTCCGTGAAACCGGCCCAGCCCACCTCTACCAGCGCCACCAGCACCATTAGCGTACCGGCGACATCGACCCCGATTCCGCCCCGGCCACCACTGATGGCGCTGTCGGATCTGCCGAGTGGTTTACACCAAGCAACCGATGCGGAAATGCAAAAACTCACCACTCACCGGTGGGTTTCCACCAGCCCGCTGATCTTCCGGGTCAATAATTACGCCGAAATAGACTTCACCACCAACCACGACACAAGTAGTTCCCGCCGAGTATTCTCCGGTGGCACCAAGTGCTGCACGGTGCAGGGAACCGTTCTGGTGGCACGCAACACCATCAGCATCACCGCCTGGGGAGACTCAAGAAAAACTGCCTGTGACCCGCAAGTCTTGGCGGTGGAAGACACAGAATTCCGGGAATTCTTGGACCACTCCACTGTGTACTTCAACTCTGATGGCAGCAGCATGTATCTGAAACGAAGTTCAGATGGTGCCGTCAATGAATGGAAACTAGCTGATAACCAACATGTGAGGTAG